A single genomic interval of Leptospirales bacterium harbors:
- a CDS encoding nucleoside 2-deoxyribosyltransferase has protein sequence MLRFYLAGPEVFLRDPHAVGEAKKQLCRRAGVEGVFPLDSSLDLAALAPRQAGLRISAANEELMRSCQAAIANLTPFRGPGMDAGTAYELGFMRALGRPVFGYSNRRGGYSDRVIDFYAGKLQPRASGEWEDPEGLLVENFGMHENLMIEGAIVASGGSVVVGDSNGSQSYSDLRCFEAALQQAVAIMGDART, from the coding sequence ATGCTTCGATTTTATCTGGCGGGTCCGGAAGTGTTCCTGCGCGATCCGCATGCTGTTGGCGAAGCAAAGAAGCAACTGTGTCGCCGCGCCGGAGTGGAGGGAGTATTTCCTCTGGATAGCAGCCTGGATCTTGCCGCACTGGCGCCGCGTCAGGCCGGCCTGCGCATCAGTGCAGCTAACGAAGAGTTGATGCGAAGCTGTCAGGCGGCGATCGCCAACCTGACGCCTTTCCGCGGCCCTGGCATGGATGCGGGCACGGCCTATGAGCTTGGCTTCATGCGGGCGCTGGGCCGCCCGGTTTTTGGCTACAGCAATCGCCGCGGCGGATACAGCGATCGCGTCATCGATTTTTACGCCGGGAAGTTGCAGCCGCGGGCCAGCGGCGAATGGGAGGACCCTGAGGGCTTGCTCGTCGAAAACTTTGGAATGCACGAGAATCTGATGATCGAAGGAGCAATTGTGGCCAGCGGCGGCAGCGTGGTCGTCGGCGATTCCAACGGTTCGCAGAGCTATAGCGATCTTCGCTGCTTTGAGGCTGCGCTTCAGCAGGCCGTTGCAATCATGGGCGATGCTCGGACTTAG
- a CDS encoding MBL fold metallo-hydrolase: protein MPRVRLLFDIGVGSPRLTEIPRLLLTHGHLDHSAGAPYYVSQRNLRRLPPADIWMPPEMEPPLRKILELWAQIEDYQPVYNLHAVDYQRIYPLNSNLGFQGLRSFHRVPSNGYAIVEKTIKLRDEFRSLPGTEIARLKKERNDLFYEGLAAHVVFSGDTRIEFVTEHELARRARILFLECTYICEKRPTERARLWGHTHLDEIAAHAECFRDVEQLVLIHFSPRYGREEIQATLQRKLPRWLLEKTLPLLPGPRGSTKSEHRP, encoded by the coding sequence GTGCCCCGCGTCCGCCTGCTTTTTGATATTGGCGTAGGCAGCCCGCGGCTGACGGAGATTCCGCGTCTACTCTTGACCCACGGACATCTGGATCACAGCGCCGGCGCTCCTTACTATGTGTCGCAGCGCAATCTGCGCCGCCTGCCGCCAGCCGACATCTGGATGCCGCCGGAAATGGAGCCGCCGCTGCGCAAGATCCTCGAGCTCTGGGCGCAAATCGAGGACTACCAGCCGGTCTACAACCTCCACGCCGTCGACTACCAGCGCATCTACCCGCTCAATTCCAACCTGGGCTTCCAGGGACTGCGCAGCTTTCACCGCGTGCCCTCCAATGGCTATGCAATTGTGGAAAAAACTATCAAGCTGCGCGACGAGTTTCGCTCGTTGCCGGGGACGGAAATCGCCAGGTTGAAGAAAGAGCGCAATGATCTGTTCTACGAAGGCCTGGCCGCGCACGTGGTCTTTTCCGGAGACACGCGCATCGAATTCGTGACTGAACACGAACTGGCCAGGCGCGCCCGCATCCTCTTTCTGGAATGCACCTACATTTGCGAGAAGCGGCCGACGGAACGGGCCCGTCTCTGGGGACATACGCACCTCGATGAGATCGCTGCTCACGCTGAATGTTTTCGCGATGTTGAGCAGCTGGTATTGATTCACTTTTCGCCGCGTTACGGACGCGAGGAAATTCAAGCCACGCTGCAACGTAAGCTGCCGCGCTGGCTGCTGGAGAAAACCTTGCCGCTCTTGCCCGGGCCGCGCGGATCAACTAAGTCCGAGCATCGCCCATGA
- a CDS encoding insulinase family protein — protein MKSRILLLALGAVLAIWPAAAERQGLLDGLQFPPMQFQAPQIERRNLAGGQVQWLAAPDSSLPFFTLSFNFSGGLDRERIGEAGLLQSTLQMLDQGGAGDLDGAARSALLGRLGGSIGFDAGYSSWSVSIRFLKKDYAEAMRLLREALLNPRFPEEELPVIQRGLLSAIERRNDRPESVAARRMNELLYPGLRRGYSLQAANVQSLSVAAMRAELRRRLSRQSMVIASAGDWSGLPLAADLESLLQKLPTANELPPPEAGGMSELLRRRPAADPYRNRILLVDTPAAQAVIALGAYLPQHASPQFYALQTGNYILGGGSFNSRLMREIRVQRGLAYYAYSYNDFGARDGEFNAGSATRNSQAADTLRLMLQMIPELSRGVSQSELKLAQDSILNGFAFQFSTPEETVSNELRFLRDGLPPNYLQQFPAQIRAVRSEQIAESAQLLQAENLFVVVAGPAALKAELEKIRPVVVVQPETPLYVGHSN, from the coding sequence ATGAAATCGCGCATCTTACTGCTGGCGCTGGGCGCAGTTCTGGCCATCTGGCCCGCAGCCGCGGAACGACAGGGATTGCTGGACGGACTGCAATTCCCGCCGATGCAGTTTCAGGCGCCGCAAATTGAGCGGCGCAACCTGGCCGGCGGTCAGGTGCAATGGCTGGCGGCGCCGGATTCCAGCTTGCCTTTTTTCACTTTAAGCTTCAACTTTTCCGGCGGACTGGATCGCGAGCGCATTGGCGAGGCGGGCCTATTGCAATCCACGCTGCAGATGCTTGATCAGGGCGGCGCCGGCGATCTGGACGGCGCCGCGCGCAGCGCCTTGCTGGGACGGCTGGGCGGCAGCATCGGCTTCGATGCCGGCTACTCCAGTTGGTCCGTGAGCATTCGTTTCCTCAAGAAGGATTATGCCGAGGCGATGCGCCTGTTGCGCGAAGCGCTGCTGAATCCGCGCTTTCCGGAGGAAGAACTGCCAGTCATCCAGCGGGGCTTGCTCAGCGCCATCGAACGGCGCAACGATCGGCCGGAAAGCGTCGCCGCACGCCGTATGAACGAGTTGCTCTATCCAGGCTTGCGGCGCGGCTACTCGCTGCAGGCGGCCAACGTTCAGTCGCTGAGCGTCGCCGCTATGCGCGCCGAGCTCCGCCGACGTCTGAGCCGGCAATCCATGGTGATCGCGTCCGCCGGCGACTGGAGCGGACTGCCGCTGGCCGCTGATCTGGAAAGTCTGCTGCAGAAGCTGCCCACAGCCAACGAGCTGCCGCCGCCCGAGGCCGGCGGCATGAGCGAACTGCTGCGACGAAGGCCGGCTGCTGACCCCTACCGCAATCGTATCTTGCTGGTCGACACGCCGGCGGCGCAGGCAGTGATCGCTCTTGGCGCCTATCTGCCGCAGCATGCCTCGCCGCAGTTCTATGCTTTGCAAACCGGCAACTACATCCTGGGCGGCGGCTCCTTCAACTCGCGATTGATGCGCGAGATTCGCGTCCAACGCGGGCTGGCCTACTATGCCTATTCTTACAATGACTTTGGCGCACGCGACGGCGAGTTCAACGCCGGTTCTGCCACGCGCAATTCGCAGGCCGCCGATACGCTGCGTCTGATGCTGCAAATGATTCCAGAGCTTTCGCGCGGCGTCAGTCAAAGCGAGTTGAAGCTGGCCCAGGACTCCATCCTGAATGGCTTCGCCTTCCAGTTTTCGACGCCGGAGGAGACGGTCTCCAATGAATTGCGCTTCTTGCGCGACGGCCTGCCGCCGAACTATTTGCAGCAATTTCCGGCACAAATTCGCGCCGTGCGATCGGAGCAGATTGCCGAAAGCGCTCAACTGCTGCAGGCCGAAAACTTATTTGTGGTGGTTGCCGGCCCGGCGGCTTTGAAAGCGGAACTGGAAAAGATTCGTCCGGTGGTCGTAGTTCAACCAGAGACGCCGCTGTACGTCGGCCATTCCAACTGA